The genomic region TGCATGTCGGGGTGGCCGACGACCTCCCACGTCTGCCGCTTGATGATGCGCTGAAGCTGCTTGGCGACGTCGCGCAGCTCGTGGTCGGCCAGCAGACCGCCGAGCGTGCCCTGGCCCGATGCGACGAACGCGGCGAGCTGCTCCGCGCGCGCGAGCGTCGCCTCGGCGCGCGTCGCCACGGCGCGCGCATCGCGGTAGGCGCGGTCGAACGCGGCCCAGCGCGCCGGGGCGACGCGGGTGCGCGCGCGGGCCGCGCCGTCGGCCAGTGCGTCCATCTGCTCGCGAAGCGCGGCGATCCGTGCGCGCGCCGCGGCCATCGCGACACGGGCTCGACCGGCGACGGCCTCGAGGTCGCCGGCGGACGCGCCGGCGTCCGACCAAAATTGTCGTGACGCGCCCAGTTCGGCGAACAGCCCGCCGCCGGCCGACACCGCGCGCAGCGCGTCGGCCGGTTCGGGCCGCACGGTCGACCAGGTGCGCTCCGCATCCGCGAGTGCGGCGGTCAGTTGCGCCCACTCGGGCGCGACGTCGCGGGCCAGCGCGCGCGCCGCGGCCAGGTTGCCGGCGCTGACCGCGGCGAGTCGGTCGAACTGCGGCGGATCGACTGCGTGCACGACGTCGCCATCGCGCACCGGGCGCCCGGGGGCGGCCCCGCGCGCCGGCGGCCCAACTTCGAGGTAGCGCTCCCCGAACACGCCCTTCGAGCCGACGAACCACTCTCCGTTGATCGGGCAACGACCCGCATACCGGCGCTCGATACGGACGTGTGCGACGACCGCCTGACCGCGCATCGCGATGCGCTCGACGTCGCCGATCTGTGCGCCGGCGACCTGCACCGCGGCGCCGGCGCGCAGGCCGCCGACGTGCGACAGCACCACCGAGACGCGCACGGTGCGCCGCAGCCGCAGGTCGTCCGACAACAGGACCCACGCGATCGCCACCGCGATCGCCACCAGCACCGCCGCGCCGACCCGCACCGCCCGCCGTTCGTCGCCGGTCATTCCTTCCAGAAGAACTTCCAGGGATTCCGCCGCAGGTCGCGGATCATCTCGCGCAGGTCGGCGTAGACTTCTTCGCGCACGAGCAGAGCGCCGGCCGTCCCCTTGCCTGCGCGCAGCGCGTCGACGACCGCGGCGGCTCCGTCTACCAGGCGGCCCGCCTTGCCCGTGAGGGAGACGGCGCCATCGGCGACGGCGAGCGCCCGCTCGACGCGCGCCTCCGTCACCAGCGAGGTCAGGCGAGTGGCATCGGCGACGAACGCGCCGGCTTTGGGGCCGAGGTCGTCGATCGTCTGGCGCGCGGACACCATTAGCGCGTCGGCGTCGCGCACCGTCCGGCCGATGATCCGGGGATCGCCGATGCCGGTGCGCACGTCGCGCAAAGTGGCGGTGGTTTCGGTCGCCAGGGCCTCGGCGGCGACGATCAGCTTGCCGAGCGCCTCGCGGTTGTCGACCAGCAGTTGATTGAGTTCGCCAACCGCGCTGGCGCTGTTCGCCAGCAGGTCGCGGATGAGGTCTTTGTCG from Deltaproteobacteria bacterium harbors:
- a CDS encoding MCE family protein encodes the protein MTGDERRAVRVGAAVLVAIAVAIAWVLLSDDLRLRRTVRVSVVLSHVGGLRAGAAVQVAGAQIGDVERIAMRGQAVVAHVRIERRYAGRCPINGEWFVGSKGVFGERYLEVGPPARGAAPGRPVRDGDVVHAVDPPQFDRLAAVSAGNLAAARALARDVAPEWAQLTAALADAERTWSTVRPEPADALRAVSAGGGLFAELGASRQFWSDAGASAGDLEAVAGRARVAMAAARARIAALREQMDALADGAARARTRVAPARWAAFDRAYRDARAVATRAEATLARAEQLAAFVASGQGTLGGLLADHELRDVAKQLQRIIKRQTWEVVGHPDMQRRP